One window from the genome of Macrobrachium rosenbergii isolate ZJJX-2024 chromosome 2, ASM4041242v1, whole genome shotgun sequence encodes:
- the LOC136843960 gene encoding gamma-butyrobetaine dioxygenase-like, which produces MAFRATTRVLLSGVATFRNAATQQVRRICTKNCINFKATRSLSLASKAWQQHQVKEASVLPVPGVPISSTQVSKDSVIVKFDDGSESPMPYVWLRDNCRCPDCYSNEALGRKYLLTDLDVDVQALDIQSNDEVMSIKWSDGHVSEYPAEWLHARSFTPTARTLRRKVYALPREPWGSNHKLREFDYEAMKRDDKVLLEWLLTMETRGSAMLKNVPDSDVAGPEMIEHIAFVKQSHYGPHSPVINRPNTNNVAFTNAKLGMHNDLPQYEQMPGIIFIHCVKQHIGTGGESVIADGLFGAELLRKEHPEAFEILTTTDSYFWDKGHANFSWEMDEFYKISKFPIITLNSNKEVIRVAVNNAIRDSYLDMPPNKVKKFYEAMKLFNDILYANSSTFKMDSGDLMTLDNVRCLHGREGYEAFSDRHIESSYLDWDEARCRRRKLQEKLGLLRTV; this is translated from the exons ATGGCGTTCCGTGCCACAACCCGAGTTCTCCTCAGCGGCGTAGCAACTTTCAGGAATGCTGCCACCCAACAG GTGAGGCGGATATGCACCAAGAACTGCATCAACTTCAAGGCCACCCGATCTCTGAGTCTCGCATCCAAAGCCTGGCAACAGCATCAGGTGAAGGAAGCATCGGTGTTACCAG TTCCAGGTGTCCCAATATCTTCTACTCAAGTGAGTAAAGATTCAGTGATTGTCAAATTCGATGATGGCAGCGAGAGCCCGATGCCCTACGTGTGGCTGAGGGATAACTGTCGGTGCCCTGACTGCTACAGCAACGAAGCCTTGGGCAGGAAATACCTTCTGACTGACCTCGACGTTGATGTCCAGGCTTTGGATATTCAG AGTAATGATGAGGTAATGAGCATTAAATGGAGTGACGGGCACGTGTCAGAGTACCCAGCAGAATGGCTCCATGCCAGGTCATTCACACCAACAGCCAGAACCCTCAGGAGGAAAGTTTATGCTCTGCCAAGG GAACCTTGGGGCTCCAACCACAAGCTGCGAGAGTTCGATTACGAGGCAATGAAGAGGGACGATAAGGTCCTCCTCGAATGGCTCCTAACTATGGAGACTCGAGGATCAGCGATGCTCAAGAATGTGCCAGATAGTGACGTCGCAGGACCTGAAATGATAGAACACATCGCATTTGTTAAACAATCTCATTATGG GCCCCATTCACCCGTGATTAACAGACCAAACACAAACAACGTCGCTTTTACCAACGCCAAATTAGGGATGCACAATGACCTTCCTCAGTACGAGCAAATGCCCGGG ATCATCTTCATCCACTGCGTGAAGCAGCACATTGGCACCGGAGGTGAGAGCGTCATTGCAGATGGGCTATTTGGCGCTGAGCTCCTCCGGAAGGAACACCCAGAGGCCTTTGAGATCCTGACCACCACCGACTCCTACTTCTGGGACAAAGGTCACGCCAACTTCTCCTGGGAGATGGACGAGTTCTATAAGATCTCCAAGTTCCCTATCATCAC ACTTAACAGCAACAAAGAAGTCATTCGTGTTGCTGTCAACAACGCCATCCGGGACTCCTACCTCGACATGCCACCGAATAAGGTCAAGAAATTCTACGAAGCCATGAAGCTCTTCAACGACATCCTTTACGCTAACTCCTCAACCTTCAAGATGGATTCCG gtgACTTGATGACTCTGGACAACGTGCGATGCCTTCACGGGCGTGAAGGATACGAAGCCTTCAGCGATCGACACATCGAATCTTCTTACCTCGACTGGGATGAGGCTCGATGCCGCAGGAGGAAACTCCAAGAAAAACTAGGCCTCCTCCGTACTGTCTGA
- the LOC136843976 gene encoding gamma-butyrobetaine dioxygenase-like, whose amino-acid sequence MAYRPTTRALLSGVAAFRNVATQQMRQICTKNCINFKATRSLSLASKAWQQHQVKEASELPVPGVPISTTQVSKDSVIVKFGDGSESPMPYVWLRDNCRCPDCYSNEALGRKYLLTDLDVDVQALDIQSNDEVMSIKWSDGHVSEYPAEWLHARSFTPTARALRRKVYALPREPWGSNHKLREFDYETMKKDDKVLLEWLLTMETRGSAMLKNVPDSDVAGPEMIEHIAFVKQSHYGPHSPVINRPNTNNVAFTNAKLGMHNDLPQYEQMPGIIFIHCVKQHIGTGGESVIADGLFGAELLRKEHPEAFEILTTTDSYFWDKGQANFSWEMDEFYKISKFPIITLNSNKEVIRVAVNNAIRDSYLDLPSNKVKKFYKAMKLFNDILYANSSTFKMDSGDLMTLDNVRCLHGREGYEAFSDRHIESSYLDWDEARCRRRKLQEKLGLLRTV is encoded by the exons ATGGCATACCGCCCTACTACCAGAGCTCTCCTCAGCGGCGTTGCGGCTTTCAGGAATGTTGCCACCCAACAG ATGAGGCAGATATGCACCAAGAACTGCATCAACTTCAAGGCCACTCGATCTCTGAGCCTCGCATCCAAAGCCTGGCAACAGCATCAGGTGAAGGAAGCATCGGAGTTGCCAG TTCCAGGTGTCCCAATATCTACTACCCAAGTGAGTAAAGATTCAGTGATTGTCAAATTCGGTGATGGCAGCGAGAGCCCGATGCCCTACGTGTGGCTGAGGGATAACTGTCGGTGCCCTGACTGCTACAGCAACGAAGCCTTGGGCAGGAAATACCTTCTGACTGACCTCGACGTTGATGTCCAAGCTTTGGATATTCAG AGTAATGATGAAGTAATGAGCATCAAATGGAGTGACGGGCACGTGTCAGAGTACCCAGCAGAATGGCTCCATGCCAGGTCATTCACACCAACAGCCAGAGCCCTCAGGAGGAAAGTTTATGCTCTGCCAAGG GAACCTTGGGGCTCCAACCACAAGCTGCGAGAGTTCGATTACGAGACAATGAAGAAGGACGATAAGGTCCTCCTCGAATGGCTCCTAACTATGGAGACTCGAGGATCAGCGATGCTCAAGAATGTGCCAGATAGTGACGTCGCAGGACCTGAAATGATAGAACACATCGCATTCGTAAAACAATCTCATTATGG ACCCCATTCTCCAGTGATTAACAGACCAAACACAAACAACGTCGCCTTTACCAACGCCAAATTAGGGATGCACAATGACCTTCCTCAGTACGAGCAAATGCCCGGG ATCATCTTCATCCACTGCGTGAAGCAGCACATTGGCACCGGAGGTGAGAGCGTCATTGCAGATGGGCTCTTTGGCGCTGAGCTCCTCCGGAAGGAACACCCAGAGGCCTTTGAGATCCTGACCACCACCGACTCCTACTTCTGGGACAAAGGTCAAGCCAACTTCTCCTGGGAGATGGACGAGTTCTATAAGATCTCCAAGTTCCCTATCATCAC ACTTAACAGCAACAAAGAGGTTATTCGCGTTGCTGTCAACAACGCCATCCGGGACTCCTACCTCGACCTGCCATCGAATAAGGTCAAGAAATTCTACAAAGCCATGAAGCTCTTCAACGACATCCTTTACGCAAACTCCTCAACCTTCAAGATGGACTCCG gTGACTTGATGACTCTAGACAACGTGCGATGCCTTCACGGCCGTGAGGGATACGAAGCCTTCAGCGATCGACACATCGAATCTTCTTACCTCGACTGGGATGAGGCTCGATGCCGCAGGAGGAAACTCCAAGAAAAACTAGGCCTCCTCCGTACTGTCTGA
- the LOC136843985 gene encoding gamma-butyrobetaine dioxygenase-like: MAHRPTARSLLSGVAAFRNVATQQVRQICTKNCISCKTTRSLSLASKAWQQHQVKEAADLPVPGVPISSTQVSKDSVIVKFVDGSESPMPYVWLRDNCRCPDCYSNEALGRKYLLTDFDVDVQALDIQSNDEVMNIKWSNGHVSEYPAEWLHARSFTPTARALRRRVYALPREPWGSNHKLREFDYETMKRDDKVLLEWLLTMETQGSAMLKNVPDIDVAGPEMIEHIAFVKQSHYGPHSPVINRPNTNNVAFTNAKLGMHNDLPQYEQMPGIIFIHCVKQHIGTGGESVIADGLFGAELLRKEHPEAFEILTTTDSYFWDKGHANFSWEMDEFYKISKFPIITLNSNKEVIRVAVNNAIRDSYLDLPSNKVKKFYEAMKLFNDILYANSSTFKMDSGDLMTLDNVRCLHGREGYEAFSDRHIESSYLDWDEARCRRRKIQEKLGLLRTV; encoded by the exons ATGGCACACCGTCCCACAGCCCGATCTCTCCTCAGCGGCGTAGCAGCTTTCAGGAATGTTGCTACCCAACAG GTGAGGCAGATATGCACCAAGAACTGCATCAGCTGCAAGACCACCCGATCTCTGAGTCTCGCATCCAAAGCCTGGCAACAGCATCAGGTGAAGGAAGCAGCGGACTTACCAG TTCCAGGTGTCCCAATATCTTCTACCCAAGTGAGTAAAGATTCAGTGATTGTCAAATTCGTTGATGGCAGCGAGAGTCCGATGCCCTACGTGTGGCTAAGGGATAACTGTCGGTGCCCTGACTGCTACAGCAATGAAGCCTTGGGCAGGAAATACCTTCTGACTGACTTCGACGTTGATGTCCAAGCTTTGGACATTCAG agtAATGATGAGGTAATGAACATTAAGTGGAGCAACGGGCATGTGTCTGAGTACCCAGCCGAATGGCTCCATGCCCGGTCATTCACGCCAACAGCCAGGGCCTTAAGGAGGAGAGTTTATGCTCTGCCAAGG GAACCTTGGGGCTCCAACCACAAGCTTCGAGAGTTCGATTACGAGACAATGAAGAGGGACGATAAGGTCCTCCTCGAATGGCTCCTAACTATGGAGACTCAAGGATCAGCGATGCTCAAGAATGTGCCAGATATTGACGTCGCAGGACCAGAAATGATAGAACACATAGCATTTGTTAAACAGTCTCATTATGG ACCCCATTCTCCTGTGATCAATAGACCAAACACAAATAACGTCGCCTTTACCAACGCCAAATTAGGAATGCACAATGACCTTCCTCAGTATGAGCAAATGCCCGGG ATCATCTTCATCCACTGCGTGAAGCAGCACATTGGCACCGGAGGTGAGAGCGTCATTGCAGATGGGCTCTTTGGCGCTGAGCTCCTCCGGAAGGAACACCCAGAGGCTTTTGAGATCCTGACCACCACTGACTCCTATTTCTGGGACAAAGGTCACGCCAACTTCTCGTGGGAGATGGACGAGTTCTATAAGATCTCTAAGTTCCCCATCATCAC ACTTAACAGCAACAAAGAGGTCATTCGCGTTGCTGTCAACAACGCCATCCGGGACTCCTACCTCGACCTGCCATCGAATAAGGTCAAGAAATTCTACGAAGCCATGAAGCTCTTCAACGACATCCTTTACGCTAACTCCTCAACCTTCAAGATGGACTCTG GTGACTTGATGACTCTGGACAACGTGCGATGCCTTCACGGCCGTGAGGGATACGAAGCCTTCAGCGATCGACACATCGAATCTTCTTACCTCGACTGGGATGAGGCTCGATGCCGCAGGAGGAAAATCCAAGAAAAATTAGGCCTCCTCCGTACTGTCTGA
- the LOC136849590 gene encoding gamma-butyrobetaine dioxygenase-like: MAHCSKARALLSGVAAFRNIATQQVRGICTKNCINFKATRSLSLASKAWQQHQVKEAAELPVPDVPISSTQVSKDSVIVKFGDGSESPIPYVWLRDNCRCPDCYSNEALGRKYLLTDLDVDVQALDIQSNDEVMNIKWSDGHVSEYPA, encoded by the exons ATGGCACACTGTTCCAAAGCCCGAGCTCTCCTCAGCGGCGTAGCAGCTTTCAGGAATATTGCCACCCAACAG GTGAGGGGGATATGCACCAAGAACTGCATCAACTTCAAGGCCACTCGATCTCTGAGTCTCGCATCCAAAGCCTGGCAACAGCATCAGGTGAAGGAAGCAGCGGAGCTACCAG TTCCAGATGTCCCAATATCTTCTACCCAAGTGAGTAAAGATTCAGTGATCGTGAAATTCGGTGATGGCAGCGAGAGCCCGATACCCTACGTGTGGCTGAGGGATAACTGTCGGTGCCCTGACTGCTATAGCAACGAAGCCTTGGGCAGGAAATACCTTCTGACTGACCTCGATGTTGATGTCCAAGCTTTGGATATTCAG aGTAATGATGAGGTAATGAACATCAAGTGGAGCGACGGGCATGTGTCTGAGTACCCAGCTTAA